From the genome of Pirellulales bacterium:
AGGAACTGATTTTGCGCGTAACGAATTCGAATCCGCGCCGCGGCGACTCGTGGTTGAACAGAATGCCGGATGCCACGAACATGCCGTAGGCATCGCGATAATTGCGGGCCAAATGAAAGCCCGTGACCTTCGAAACGCCATAGGGCGAGCGCGGAGCGAACGGCGTTTGCTCGTTCTGCGGTGTTTGCATCGGATTGCCGAACATTTCGCTTGAACCGGCGAAATAGACTTTGCACTGCGGCGCGCATTGGCGAACCGATTCCAAAACGAAATGTGTGCCGTCAATGTTCGCCCGAAACGTCGAAAAGGCGTCTTCGAATGAATAGCCTACGAAGCTCTGGGCCGCGAGATGATAGAGCTCATCCGGCCGAATTTTCGAGATCACCGTATACAGGCTCGGAAAGCTTTCCAAGCTGGCGGCATGAAGCTGTAAGCGATCGACGATGCCCAGGATCCGCGATAAGCGGTGCGACGGATCTTCCAAGGCGACGCGGCGGACCAGACCATGAACTTCGTAGCCCCGCTCGAGCAACAATTCGGCCAAATACGAACCATCTTGGCCCGTGATGCCGGTAATCAAAGCGCGCTTCATTCGTCAATCTCTTGCGGGGTCCGGGCAGAATATGCCTCCAGTTTAGCGTCGGCGGTAGACCGACGCACGGGGGGCGGGAGCGTCCTAGCAGCCTGTTGAAACAGGGATCGGCACCCCGCGGCGACGCACGATTGCTGGGCGGCGACGATGGCGGCCGTCAGCCGTAACCAGCGTAGCAGGTACACTCCGTGTGCCGTCTGCCCTGCACCATGCGCAGCGCACCGCGTAGCGCTGACGGCACACGGAGTGCGCCTGCTACGATCGGGGCCGTTCGGTGTCCTGCCCACTGCCCGGAGTGGGCATGTGCGTCGATAAGAAAACATGCCCACGCAGAGCCGTGGGCATGGCACCCCGCGCACGTTTTCTCGCCAGCAGAGCCACGATGACGACGCCTGCGGCAATGGCCAAGAGCAAGCCCGACGGCTCGGGCACCGCCCCCGGGCGAACGGCGGTCGCAGCGCCGAACGCGTTTGTCATGTCGTTGGGCGAGCCAATTTCTTCGTCTGAATCTTCGGCCATCGAAACGGAACTGAGTAAGCTGACGCTCGATTCGCTCGCCGTAGATAAAATTGATGAATCGGCCGGCCAATCGGATGCCGGAATCGCTGCCAAGACCCGCTCGTCAACCAAGCTCGCGTTGAAGCCAGGGTCGGCGGCTGCCAATCGCTCGATGGCAGCGATGCGCGATGCCAACATCTTGCCCGTCGCGGCCGTGATCGCGCCGCCGGCAATCGCGTTTTGGATCGCCATCAGCGGAGCGCTATCCGCGGCGGAAATCGAATCGCCCGCTTCGCCGGAGGCGACCATCGCGGCACTGGCAGTTGCACCGGCAGTAGTGATTCCGGCGGCAGTAATTCCGGCGGTAGTGACATCGTTTGAGCCGGCGCCCGACGGAGCGATTGTGACGGTCGATCCCGCGTTGATCGTTAGCGAGTTTTGCAGAATCTGGCCGGCCGTCAGTTGGGCGGCCGAAGAGCCGTCGCCCACGATCGTGTCGCCGCTATACGTGGTGGGACCCGACGAAGAAGCCATGCCGCTGATTGAGCCGACGACTTGATTCGTGCCGGTCACCAGAAACCCGCCGCGGTTGGCGGTCGAGCCGTTGTTGACGATATTCGCGGTTCCGCCGCCAGAAAGTGCCGCATACGAGCCGGCCAATTGCAGTGTGGCGGCGCTCGCCACGGTGACAACCACATTCGCCCCGATCGTGCCAGGGCCGTCGGCCGGATTGAAACGCAATGTGCCGCCCCCGACATTGACGACGCTATTATCGCCGAGCGACGGCGCGGCATCCATTTCCAAGGTGCCCGAGCCTTGCAACGAAAAACTGCCGGAATTGCCGGCGGTGCCGGCGGCGATGGTGAGCGCGGCGCCGAAGGTCGTGGTCGCGGTTTGATTGACGGTGAGCGAAGAGCCGGCCGCGATATTGAGCGCCCCGGTCGAATCCAAGCCATTGATTGTGCCCGATAAATTGCCGACCGATTGATTGCCGTTGATATTCACTATCGCCGAATCGAAAGCGGCCACGGACGCGATGGTGAGCGGGCTGGTGGACGAGCCGAGCGTGCCGGTCGCCGTGACGTTGAGCGTTCCTTGATTGACCGTGGTGCCGCCGGTGTAGGAGTTCGGTCCGGAAAGAATCCAGTTGCAGGTGCCGCCGTTTTCGACGATCGCCAGCGAACTGGCCAAGCCGTTGGAGATGGCGCCGGAGATCGTGTTGTTGCCGGTGTTGTCGCCGCCGAGTGTGAGGACGGTATTTCCGGCCGCGCCGCCGGTGATGCTGCCGCCGAAGCTGAGCGTGGCCGAAGAAGTCAAGGAGTCGTTGCTAAACGTGTAGAGCGCGCTGGCTCCTTCGACCACCAAGGGAGCGTTGACGACCTGTGGATTCGCCACGGTCGACGTCACTTGGATCGAGCCGCCACCTGTGAGCAGCAAGGCGTTGCCATTGGTGGTGCCGAGCGTCAGCGCGCCGACGTTCAGCTCGAAGAGGATGGTTTGCACGTTGCGGCCAATGTCGACTAGGGGACTGGTGCTGCCCGAAGAAAACACCACGGTGTCGTTACTGGTCGTTCCGGCGGTGCTGCCCGGCACGATGCCGTTTTCCCAAATGCTTGCATTGGCCCAGGTGGAATTGGCCGGGCCACTCCAAGATGACGTGTTGCCCAAGACCACATTGCCGGAAGCCGTGGCGGCGTAAAAGATCGACAGGGTCGCCGCGTCCTGCACGGTGTCGGGCGCGTTGTCGCCGAAATCACCGAGATTCGGATCCGCGACCGCGAAAATATCGACCAATGGCGGCGTCACGATTGTCGCGCCGTTGCCGAGCGTCAAGGTCACGTCGAAAGCGAAACCGTATTCGCCGTAGGTCTGGGTCGAGCCGGGAGCCAAATAGAGCTCCTTTACTATTTCGTGCGGGTCATCCATCGACGTTTGAAAGCCGGCGGCAAATGGCGTCGAGCCACCGATGCTCACATATCCGGGCGAAGCGCCGACATAGTTTGGACCGGTGAACGTGGAGTAGTCGGCATCGTACATCTGAATAGAAGTGCCGCTGGATGCGACGACCGCTCCCGAAGCGGTCGATCCGGCGCTGCCGTCCGAGAAGTACAGGGGGCTTATGATGTTGAACGTTGCGGTGAGGTAATCTGCGGGCGGCACCCCGCCTGGCCCTGCCCCCAGATAGGCGAAACCATGCGCGACCGAGTAGTAAGCGCTCCCCGTCAGGTTAGTCGACGAAGTTCCGTTGAAATCTGCGAGGAACAGGGTGTTCAAATCTGTGCTCGTTCCGCCACCGACCGTGCCGCCGTTGTCAAGCTGCGGTTCGTCCGACGCGACGGTCACGCCGGTCCACGTCGAGTTGAGTTCGATGTCGAATCCGTGTCCGAGTACGACGCCGGGCGCGGTTAGAAAAACGGCGGCAAATAGGGCGAGTTGCAATGTTTTCATGGTGCCACCCTGGGTTCCTGGCCCGCAATGCCGGCCACGACGCATGCCGCGGAGCAGCGACGCAAACCGGCGCCGGCGATATCGAGAAACGTTGGGCCGGGGCGGCAAGGTCGCGCCCCAGCCCACAACCGTACAATGCAAACCGACGACGCCCGCCAGGCGGCTAGCGCGCTCGGCCGCGGGACAACACGCGGGCGGCCGATCCTCTTCGCCACGCCACGAACGCAAATGCGACAAAACCAATCCCGCCGAGCAGGAATGTTGACGGCTCGGGCACTGCTTGCGCGGAGGCCATGGCCGCGTTGAAAATCTGAGACGTCGCGAAATCCTGCTGCTGGTAGGGCGCGTCGTCGCCATAGTCGCCCAAATCGGGATCGGTCAGCCCGAACACATCGAC
Proteins encoded in this window:
- a CDS encoding GDP-mannose 4,6-dehydratase, with amino-acid sequence MKRALITGITGQDGSYLAELLLERGYEVHGLVRRVALEDPSHRLSRILGIVDRLQLHAASLESFPSLYTVISKIRPDELYHLAAQSFVGYSFEDAFSTFRANIDGTHFVLESVRQCAPQCKVYFAGSSEMFGNPMQTPQNEQTPFAPRSPYGVSKVTGFHLARNYRDAYGMFVASGILFNHESPRRGFEFVTRKISSYAARIKLGLIHELPLGNLEAKRDWGHAQDYVLAIHQMLQQGTPDDYVVATGSTHSVREFCELAFRIVGLDYRDHVVSRPEFYRPAEVYLLQGDYRKAKAQLGWAPRCDFRRLVEVMVEHDLQLASRG
- a CDS encoding autotransporter-associated beta strand repeat-containing protein, with the protein product MKTLQLALFAAVFLTAPGVVLGHGFDIELNSTWTGVTVASDEPQLDNGGTVGGGTSTDLNTLFLADFNGTSSTNLTGSAYYSVAHGFAYLGAGPGGVPPADYLTATFNIISPLYFSDGSAGSTASGAVVASSGTSIQMYDADYSTFTGPNYVGASPGYVSIGGSTPFAAGFQTSMDDPHEIVKELYLAPGSTQTYGEYGFAFDVTLTLGNGATIVTPPLVDIFAVADPNLGDFGDNAPDTVQDAATLSIFYAATASGNVVLGNTSSWSGPANSTWANASIWENGIVPGSTAGTTSNDTVVFSSGSTSPLVDIGRNVQTILFELNVGALTLGTTNGNALLLTGGGSIQVTSTVANPQVVNAPLVVEGASALYTFSNDSLTSSATLSFGGSITGGAAGNTVLTLGGDNTGNNTISGAISNGLASSLAIVENGGTCNWILSGPNSYTGGTTVNQGTLNVTATGTLGSSTSPLTIASVAAFDSAIVNINGNQSVGNLSGTINGLDSTGALNIAAGSSLTVNQTATTTFGAALTIAAGTAGNSGSFSLQGSGTLEMDAAPSLGDNSVVNVGGGTLRFNPADGPGTIGANVVVTVASAATLQLAGSYAALSGGGTANIVNNGSTANRGGFLVTGTNQVVGSISGMASSSGPTTYSGDTIVGDGSSAAQLTAGQILQNSLTINAGSTVTIAPSGAGSNDVTTAGITAAGITTAGATASAAMVASGEAGDSISAADSAPLMAIQNAIAGGAITAATGKMLASRIAAIERLAAADPGFNASLVDERVLAAIPASDWPADSSILSTASESSVSLLSSVSMAEDSDEEIGSPNDMTNAFGAATAVRPGAVPEPSGLLLAIAAGVVIVALLARKRARGAMPTALRGHVFLSTHMPTPGSGQDTERPRS